The proteins below come from a single Eucalyptus grandis isolate ANBG69807.140 chromosome 3, ASM1654582v1, whole genome shotgun sequence genomic window:
- the LOC104439717 gene encoding dormancy-associated protein 2-like yields MAGFKLGLALSFVILLLLSDGVSSAFQTRKIGVHVKKFSGGGHASGGGGHAGGGSHAGGGGYVGGGSSGYKGDGAHTGGGGVSNGGHVWPGGGAFPHRGTQRSSAIGIRPSSPLASAVCSSLLLGLLFLLQL; encoded by the coding sequence ATGGCGGGGTTCAAGTTGGGGCTTGCCCTTTCGTTTGTAATTCTTCTGTTGCTGAGCGACGGCGTCTCGTCCGCCTTCCAAACGAGAAAGATTGGAGTCCACGTGAAGAAGTTTAGTGGTGGCGGTCACGCAAGCGGCGGTGGCGGTCATGCAGGAGGCGGGAGTCATGCAGGTGGCGGGGGTTATGTGGGTGGCGGCAGCAGCGGTTACAAGGGTGACGGGGCTCACACGGGCGGTGGCGGCGTCAGCAATGGCGGTCATGTCTGGCCAGGGGGTGGAGCTTTTCCCCACAGAGGGACTCAAAGGTCCTCGGCCATCGGAATTCGCCCATCGTCGCCGCTCGCCTCCGCTGTCTGTTCCTCTCTTCTCCTCGGTCTCCTGTTCTTGCTTCAGCTCTAG